A single window of Solenopsis invicta isolate M01_SB chromosome 3, UNIL_Sinv_3.0, whole genome shotgun sequence DNA harbors:
- the LOC120357118 gene encoding uncharacterized protein LOC120357118, with protein MAQPGFVKAQSDNLPCVDVVMISNFFANNPTLNIAESRGVKMHRASQERYGDEAIGYVEICRQKRMCTIRAKICPEHKVRNKAYAVELIIDERQNEIKSAQCFDCAASSGGCKHAIAFLMWAHRRSEEPAPTSIACYWKRPTMSSIGTSLKCVTAKVLSRSKYEESTVLNTNFLEDFIEIAKARKLDSQITRHFIHNYDNSLKSLSLHFLLLKYCSCSDRDKRNVTDFLLFAKQHMSLNLCIEAAKATKEQSSCSLWYELRYGRITASTIYEATNCKTTNGSYVERVIGAVKLIETEAMRRGRNLEREVLHVVEKKLGTEFYPTGLILLPDYPIFGASPDSYTKDYIVEVKCPLTEKSEDRYICKNGSIAKKFYSQMQIQMMFANRTKGLFCVAKFDFETSKEVKLVWVDYDSDYTKNIISNSSKFWEKNIFPLLLESVQK; from the exons ATGGCACAGCCAGGTTTCGTTAAAGCTCAGTCGGATAATTTACCATGTGTGGATGTAGTAATGatttcaaatttctttgctAACAACCCAACACTCAATATAGCTGAATCTCGAGGAGTTAAAATGCATAG agCAAGTCAGGAAAGGTATGGTGACGAAGCAATTGGATATGTGGAGATATGTCGTCAAAAAAGAATGTGTACCATTCGTGCTAAAATATGCCCTGAACACAAAGTTCGTAACAAGGCATACGCAgttgaattaataattgatgaaagacaaaatgaaattaaaagtgCACAATGCTTTGATTGTGCAGCTTCTTCAG GTGGTTGCAAGCACGCCATAGCATTTTTAATGTGGGCACATCGAAGAAGCGAAGAACCTGCTCCAACATCTATAGCATGTTATTGGAAGCGTCCCACAATGTCGTCAATAGGAACATCATTAAAATGTGTAACTGCGAAGGTGTTGAGTAGAAGCAAATATGAAGAATCTACagtattaaatacaaattttttggaAGATTTCATCGAAATAGCTAAAGCAAGAAAACTCGACAGTCAAATTACGCgtcatttcatacataattacgacaattctttaaaatcattatcattacattttcttcttttaaaatattgtagctGTAGTGATCgagataaaagaaatgttactGACTTTTTACTTTTTGCAAAGCAACACATGAGCTTAAATTTGTGCATTGAAGCTGCGAAAGCTACAAAAGAACAAAGTTCCTGTTCGCTATGGTATGAACTACGCTATGGAAGAATTACAGCTTCGACCATATATGAAGCTACAAACTGTAAAACTACAAACGGTTCGTACGTTGAAAGAGTTATAGGTGCAGTAAAATTAATAGAGACTGAAGCGATGAGACGAGGAAGAAATCTTGAACGAGAAGTTTTACACGTAGTCGAGAAAAAGTTGGGGACGGAATTTTACCCAACTGGTTTAATATTGTTGCCTGATTACCCTATATTTGGAGCATCTCCTGATTCTTATACGAAAGATTACATCGTCGAGGTTAAATGCCCGTTAACCGAAAAATCTGAAGACAGATATATATGTAAGAATGGATCAATAGCAAAGAAGTTTTATTCCCAAATGCAAATTCAAATGATGTTTGCCAATCGAACTAAAGGTTTATTTTGCGTGGCGAAATTTGATTTTGAGACATCCAAAGAAGTGAAACTTGTATGGGTGGATTATGATTCCGATTacactaaaaatataatatccaATTCATCAAAATTctgggaaaaaaatatttttccattactTTTAGAATCTgtacaaaaatag